Below is a genomic region from Blastocatellia bacterium.
GGCAATGTCAAGCAAAAATTCCTTCCTCGAGCCGAGCTGGAGAGGGAAGCGCACGCTGGACCTCATCGGCAGGCGAGTGAGCGCTTGTCTTGCGCTTCTCGGTTCGATAAACTTGCGCCCTTGGGAGGTCGAAGGCATGGACGCATGGCTGTGCATTCGTATCGCGCACAGTCCGGACCCCGATGACGCCTTCATGTTCTACGCCCTCGCGAAGGGGAAGATTCCGACCGAAGGCTTTCGCTTCGAGCATGTGCTGCGGGACATCGAGTCGCTCAACCGCAGCGCGCTGGCGGGCGAGTACGAACTGACGGCGCTCTCGTTTCACGCCTATGCGTACGTCGCCGACACTTACGTGCTGTTGCGGAGCGGGGCGAGCATGGGGGAGGGCTACGGTCCGCTGCTTGTGGGGCGAAGCGCGATGACGATCGCCGATCTGGCTGGCGCGCGGATCGCCGTGCCGGGGACGTTGACGACGGCTTTCCTCGTGCTCCGGCTCGCCGTTCCGGACGCGCAGTATGAGGTCGTTCCATTCGATCGGATTCCGGAGTATGTCGCCGAGGGGAAGGCCGATGCGGGCGTGCTCATTCACGAGGGGCAACTGACGTATGCGGCGCTCGGATTGCAAAAGGTCCTGGACTTGGGCGAGTGGTGGTTCGCGCACACAGGACTTCCGCTGCCGCTTGGGGGGAACGCGGTGCGGCGCGATCTGGGGATCGAGGTGCAGCGCGCCCTGGCGAGATGGCTTCGGGAGAGCATCGCCTACGGACTCGCCCATCGGGAGGAGGCGCTCGACTACGCGCTCGGGTTCGGACGCGGCTTGGACCGAGCT
It encodes:
- a CDS encoding ABC transporter substrate-binding protein, translating into MDAWLCIRIAHSPDPDDAFMFYALAKGKIPTEGFRFEHVLRDIESLNRSALAGEYELTALSFHAYAYVADTYVLLRSGASMGEGYGPLLVGRSAMTIADLAGARIAVPGTLTTAFLVLRLAVPDAQYEVVPFDRIPEYVAEGKADAGVLIHEGQLTYAALGLQKVLDLGEWWFAHTGLPLPLGGNAVRRDLGIEVQRALARWLRESIAYGLAHREEALDYALGFGRGLDRASADRFIRMYVNEWTLDCGERGEAAIRQLLQMGYERGLLPRPVAVEFVGESHAG